From the Hyphomicrobiaceae bacterium genome, the window AATCTTACGAATGGCGCTTCGTGGAGAAAGTTGTCATGGCGAACCTCTCCGCAACGTGGAGAACAGCCTAAAATTTTGTAAGACACTTCACGCGGTCGAGATTGCGCACGTGACCGCGTCTCTTCCCAAGGGACAAAAAATCGGCCCAGTAAATCAGGCCAAATGGCCGACAAACAGAAAGAGCGCCGAGGCGATTCTCCCGCCCCAGCGCTCTCGTCTGTAAGACTTACAAAAAATTCACGCGCCGGTATCGATACGCGCCAACCAACGCTCGAAAGCCAATCTCAGCGTCTCCACATCGTTTTCAAAACCGTCGCGGACCTCTGTGCTCTTGGCATGCTCTCCGAGCTGAAGATGGCGCAACTTGAAATCCGCAGCCGCCTCGCGCTCAGGTCCAAGAAGTGCACCCTGCTTCTCCAGGTGTGCGATCTTTTCGCTGATCCGCTGACCCAGCTCTTGAAGTCGGTTTAGGTCATCTTGATTGGACTCTGACATGGTCGCCTCCATCTGATTTTCGTGTGGCGCGGTGTAGCACCTCAACGATGAAATTGTGACAGGTTTTTTGCAAGGCAAGCCGCCTTTCCGGGGCTTGCAGATCGAACGAAGCACCCTGGCGCCCCGCAGGCGCGCCAATGTTTGCTAATTGCACACGACTAGCCCTTGAGCTTGATGGCAGGCAAGGCCCATATTGGCAGTATGCACCACAAGAAGATCGGTCATTAACGCTGTCCTAATGACCTCTTTTCCAACACTGCCATGCTCCCGCCGCGACATCTTAGACGCACATCGCCAACATCATTGATAGGACACTCGGGAAGATGAGGACCAGATTTATTGTACTCCTGGGCCTTCTTGTGCTGGTGGGCGGATGGGCATATTTGCGCCTTGGCAACGCCGACCCCACGTCGGACTGGCAAGGCTGGGTTGAAGGCGATTTTCTGTATATGGGGCCCGACGAAGCGGGCCGGCTCGTTTCACTTGATGTGAAAGAGGGGCAGACCGTTAAGCGCGGCGCACCTTTATTTTCCGTTCAAAGCGATATTCAGGACGCAGACTGGCGCCAGGCAAAGGCTGCCGTCGAAGAGGCCAAGGCCAAACTGGAGAGGACGCAAGCAGCTCAGCAACGCCCCGAAGAAATCGCAGTTCTTGAGGCCCAGCGCCGACGCGCGCAGGCCGCGCTTGATCAATCGGGCCCCGAGCTAAAGCGCGCCAAGGAGCTTAACGAAAAAGGATTTGCCGCTCAGTCTCGGCTCGATGCCGCCGAAGCCGCCTTTGCGCGCGACACCGCCGCCCTGAGCGAGGTGGAAAAGCAGATCGACGTTGCACGGCTCCAATCTCGGCGGGAAGACATCGATGCGGCCAAAGAGGTTGTCGCTCAGGCCCAGTCACGCCTCGCATCAGCTGAGTGGCGCCGCGAGCAGCGCAGCGTCTCTGCTCCAGCCGATGGCACAGTACTAACAATCTACTTTCGAAACGGAGAAGTCGTACCCGCGGGCCGTCCCGTGGTCTCGCTGCTGCCGCCAGCCAATATGAAGGTGCGCTTCTACGTCCCCCAAAGCGTTGTGCCGACGCTCAAGATCGGCCAGCGCATCAGCGTTACGTGCGACGGCTGCGCGGCGAACATCGAGGCCAACATCAGCTTCATTTCGCCAGAGGCTGAATTCACTCCGCCCGTCATTTACAGCCGCGAAGAGCGCCAAAAACTCGTTTTCCTGATCGAGGCCCGCCCCACCCACCCCGAGCTGCTTCGCGTCGGCCAACCCGTCAGCGTAACCGTGCTAAACGATGAACAGATTTCCAAGGCCGACACACCAAATTCCAAGGATGCAGGCCATACGTGAGTACTGCACCAAACGAGCCAGATATTGCTATCGAAGTCGAAGGATTGACGAAATCGTTCGACGGCAAGGTCGTGGTCCGAAATCTGTCCATGAAGGTGCCGAAGGGGGAGATTTACGGCTTCCTCGGTCCTAACGGATCCGGCAAGACGACGACGATCCGAATGCTTTGCGGTTTGCTGACGCCTGACAAGGGGCGCGGCACATGCTTGGGCTTCGACATTCTCACCCAGAGCAGGCTGATCAAGCAGCGCGTCGGCTACATGACGCAGCGCTTCTCGCTCTATCAGGACCTCTCTATCCGCGAAAATCTCGAATTCGTGGCGCGCATCTATGGAATCCCGAACCCGCGGCGGGCGGCGCTGGAAGCCATGCAGAAGCTCGGGCTCGAAGGTCGCCAGGAGCAGCTCGCAGGAGAGCTTTCCGGCGGTTGGAAGCAACGGCTGGCACTCGGCGCGTGCATTCTACCTGAGCCCGAGTTGTTGCTGCTCGACGAACCCACCGCCGGGGTCGACCCAAAGGCGCGACGCGAATTCTGGAATGAGATCCATGCGCTCTCCGCTGATGGCCTGACCGTCCTCGTTTCGACCCACTACATGGACGAGGCCGAACGGTGTCACGAGATCGCCTATCTCGCCTATGGTGAGTTGCTCGCGCACGGCACTATTGATGATGTGGTCGCAAAATCCGGACTTGTGACATGGACCGTGTCGGGTGCTGAAGATCCTCATTCTCTAGCTCAAGAGCTGGAGGATCTGGATGGCGTGGACATGGTTTCCCCGTTCGGCGCTACACTGCACGTGTCGGGTGCAGACAAGGAAAAGCTCGAGCGCGCCATCGCTCCTTATCGCGCGCGTCCTAATCTGAAGTGGCGGCATTCCGAGGCTTCCCTGGAAGACGTCTTCATCGATCTGATGCGTCAGGGCCGCGACAACTTCGGGGAGCCGAGCGGCTAATGGCCAAAATTCCCCGATACCGCTCGACGAGCTTTGCGCGTTTTTCAGCGATGTTCGTCAAAGAGTTCATCCAGCTCAAGCGGGATCGCATCACGTTCGCCACGATGATCGTGGTGCCCCTCATGCAGCTTCTACTGTTCGGCTTCGCGATCAACACCAACCCGCGTCATCTGCCAACGGCGCTGCTCATGCAGGAACAAACGGATTTGAGCCGCTCCATCCTGGCAGCTCTGCGCAACACCTCGTATTTCGACATCAACGTCATGGCCCGATCGAGCAAGGAGCTGGATGAGGCGATTGTGTCGGGCAAGGTCCTTTTCGGCGTGGAGGTTCCAGCCAACTTCGAACGCGATGTGCGGCGGGGTAACAATCCGGCCATCCTCGTCATTGCAGACGCGACGGATCCGGTTGCGGCGGGGACGGCACTCGGTGCTCTGGAACCCATCATCACGTCCGCGCTAAAGGCGGACCGCGCTATTCCCGTCTCGCAAACAGCCAGCAGCGCATTCCGTATCATTCAACACCGGCGCTACAATCCGGCGGGCATTACCGCGCTCAACATCGTGCCCGGTCTGCTTGGCACCATCCTCACCTTGACGATGCTGATCTTCACCTCGCTCTCGGTGACCCGCGAGGTTGAGCGCGGCACCATGGAGAGTCTGCTGGCCATGCCGATGGAACCGGTCGAAATCATGCTCGGCAAGATCGCGCCCTATATCATCGTCGGCTTCGTCCAGGCGGCGATCATTCTCACGGCCGGCGTGTACGTTTTCCGGGTCCCGATCGAAGGCAGCTTGCCGCTGCTCGCCGGTCTCACCACCCTGTTCGTTACCGCAAATCTATCTGTCGGATACACCTTCTCGACGATCGCCAAAAACCAGCTTCAAGCCATCCAGATGTCGATGATGTGGTTCCTGCCCAACATTCTACTATCGGGTTTCATGTTTCCCTTCGCCGGTATGCCAGCATGGGCGCAAGCGATCGGACAATTCTTGCCACTGACGCACTTCCTGCGCATCGTGCGCGGGATCATGCTGAAGGGCGCAGGGATTACCGTTCTGTCCACCGAAATCGTCTGGTTGACGGCGCTTATGCTGATCGCCATGACAATCGCCGTCACACGTTTCCGCAAGACTTTGGACTAAGCTGGCCAAGCATGCGATTGGGTTTTAAACCGCTCACAGTGTGTGGAGGTTCATCCTTGACGATAACGATCTACCACAACCCTGCCTGCGGGACCTCCCGCAATACCCTGGCGATGATCCGCCAGTCCGGGGCTGAACCCAACATCATCGAATACCTGAAGACCCCCCCGTCGCGCGCGCAACTGGTGAAGCTCATCAAGGCTATGGGGGTTTTCCCGCGGGATGTCCTGCGCGCCAAGGGCGGCCTCTATGATGAGCTGGGCCTCGAAAATCCCAAATGGACCGACGCAGAGCTGATCGACTTCATGATTGCGCACCCCGTCCTGATAAACCGGCCAATCGTGGTAACTCCAAAAGGCACTCGGCTTTGCCGTCCTTCCGAATTAGTGCTCGAATTGCTCGACAATCCTGCTATCGGAGCCTTCACCAAGGAAGACGGCGAGATCGTCAAGGACAAGTCTAAGGGAAAATCCAAAAAGTGACCGAGCGCGACAATAGCCTTCCCAACATAAAAACGGACGCCTTCCATCTGCCGGATCTTGGCAAACTTGGTGCGCGCGCCAGCCATCGGCCACGCATTCTGCTGCTTTACGGCTCCGTGCGCGAACGTTCCTTCAGTCGATTACTCGCGCAAGAAGCCGCCCGGCTTCTGGAAAGTCTAGAGGCTGACACCAGAGTTTTCGATCCGAGCGGACTGCCTCTTCCCGACGACGCAAGCGATAGCCACCCCAAGGTCCGCGAACTGCGCGAACTGGTAGAGTGGTCGGAAGGCCAGGTGTGGAGTTCGCCGGAGCGACATGGCGCCATGAGTGCGATCTTGAAAGCGCAGATTGACTGGCTCCCGCTCAATTCAGGGGCGGTGCGTCCTACACAAGGTAAAACGCTTGCTCTCCTGCAAGTCTGTGGTGGATCGCAATCTTTCAACGCGGTCAATCAAATGCGCGTCCTGGGCCGCTGGATGCGCATGATCACCATCCCCAACCAATCCTCGGTTGCCAAAGCCTTCCAGGAATTCGATGAGCATGGACGTATGCGTCCGTCTGCATTCTACGACCGCGTCGTGGATGTGATGGAAGAACTTATGAAGTTCACACTGCTGACGCGCGACATCTCTGATTATCTGACAGATCGCTACAGCGAACGGGTGGAAACCGCCGAGCAACTTTCCGCGCGCGTTAATCTGAAAGAGGCGGCAGGCACCTGAGCACCTGCCGCCTCTCGTTTGCTTCTACTATGAGTCACGCATCAGTCGATGCAGTCATAGTAGCGATACTTCCATTTTGGATTGCCGGTCTGGAGCCACTTGCGCCACAGCCAGGCGCAGCTTCCGCCGTAGTAGTAGTTATCCATGGAGTAGTAAGGGAGCGCATAACCGTAGCCGTAGTAACGGTAGTGCGGATACCTGCCGCGATAGTGACCGCCGTTATGCGGGCCGCCTTTGCCACTCCACTTGCCACCGTTCCAATGCTTGCCGCCTGAACTCATTCCACCGGGGCCCGGTTTGAAAGAGGGTGAGGGCCCACGCGGCCCGGAGAAGCGCGGGCCTCCGCCGCCTCCTGGAGGCGCGCCATGAAACGCGCGCGGACCACCGCCGCCGCCCATGTGCGGACCGCCGCCACCTCCCATGTGTGGCCCGCCGCCGCCCATACGTGGACCACCGCCACCACCCATGTTCGGGCCACCGCCACCCATCCGCGGGCCGCCGGCCATAGACGGGCCATGCGCGTTCGCCGCGCCGGCCGATTGCGAAAGGGGCAGCGCCAGCCCGAGCGCGAGAAGCGCAGCTGCCGATGCCCTCCAAAACAGGTTCATTGCGACCTCCATAACATTGCCGTCACCTACACCCGGCGCGACTTCGTTTGAGATATGGGAATTGCGCGGGAGAATTTTCAGATCCTGCGCAATTGTCGCAAGTGCAGCTGAGCGCACGCTGAAACGGCGCTGAAATCGAGCCAGGAATTTTGGCTCATAACCGTCGCGGATCAGAGAAGTCCTAGTGTGGCTTCAGCACGCGGTGAACGACCGGGCTCAGAAGCGCACTGTTCTGCGCATAGGCGTTGAAGCTATCTCGCGCACTCGCCAGCAGGCCGGAATGCGTCGGCACTGCTGCCAACATCGCCAGGGTCGAGATAAGGCTGAACGCAAGATTGATCAGCAACGACCTGCGGAACATTTACAACTCCAACACCGACCTTCACACATTTTTAATCAATGCACGAGCACGCGGCGGCTCGCAAGACGCTCGCGTTCAGAAATCGGAGGATGCGGCGGAAAACATCAAAAAGTTAACGACTAGCCAGGATGCGCTGAGCAAACGGCACGCGCATGTTGGCTAACCACGAGAGCCACCCGCCCAGCATAGCCGCTAGCGGTTTCCTGGCTTCAAGCGAGGGACGCTCAACCACCAGCCAAGAGATCATCGCGACAGGCAGCGTCAGCGCTGTGGCGAACACGATCAATGCGGCGGGACCAGCTTCAGGAAAACTGCCGATCAACACCTGCTGGATAGGGCAAGCGTAAATGTAGACGCCGAACGAAACGTCATAGCGGTTAGCGAGCGACCTCATGCGGCCAGCGGGAAGACTTGCGACGTAAAGCGTGGCGTAGCCGAGGAAGCCGGCGGTGGCCAGCACGCCAAACCGCGTTCCGATAGCGCTCACGAACAGCACAAAGAGTGCAACGCAGACGCCGCCATGAACGAAGAGCGCAGAGCGCATCAGATAGGCGAGCGTACCGGCGAAGAAAAAGACCGAAAAATAGCGGATATTGTCGGCTGCGGTGTAGGCGTCGGCCGATTTGGTAGGTTCTATGAAGACGACGGCAACGCCAAGCGCCAAGGCTGCGGCCGCGTATTTTCTCCACTCCGGCTTGAACAACCCTACGCAGCCCAAAGCTGCCAGCCCGCCGTAGCAAAGCACTTCGTACTTCAAGGTCC encodes:
- a CDS encoding HlyD family efflux transporter periplasmic adaptor subunit; amino-acid sequence: MRTRFIVLLGLLVLVGGWAYLRLGNADPTSDWQGWVEGDFLYMGPDEAGRLVSLDVKEGQTVKRGAPLFSVQSDIQDADWRQAKAAVEEAKAKLERTQAAQQRPEEIAVLEAQRRRAQAALDQSGPELKRAKELNEKGFAAQSRLDAAEAAFARDTAALSEVEKQIDVARLQSRREDIDAAKEVVAQAQSRLASAEWRREQRSVSAPADGTVLTIYFRNGEVVPAGRPVVSLLPPANMKVRFYVPQSVVPTLKIGQRISVTCDGCAANIEANISFISPEAEFTPPVIYSREERQKLVFLIEARPTHPELLRVGQPVSVTVLNDEQISKADTPNSKDAGHT
- a CDS encoding ABC transporter ATP-binding protein, producing the protein MSTAPNEPDIAIEVEGLTKSFDGKVVVRNLSMKVPKGEIYGFLGPNGSGKTTTIRMLCGLLTPDKGRGTCLGFDILTQSRLIKQRVGYMTQRFSLYQDLSIRENLEFVARIYGIPNPRRAALEAMQKLGLEGRQEQLAGELSGGWKQRLALGACILPEPELLLLDEPTAGVDPKARREFWNEIHALSADGLTVLVSTHYMDEAERCHEIAYLAYGELLAHGTIDDVVAKSGLVTWTVSGAEDPHSLAQELEDLDGVDMVSPFGATLHVSGADKEKLERAIAPYRARPNLKWRHSEASLEDVFIDLMRQGRDNFGEPSG
- the arsH gene encoding arsenical resistance protein ArsH → MKTDAFHLPDLGKLGARASHRPRILLLYGSVRERSFSRLLAQEAARLLESLEADTRVFDPSGLPLPDDASDSHPKVRELRELVEWSEGQVWSSPERHGAMSAILKAQIDWLPLNSGAVRPTQGKTLALLQVCGGSQSFNAVNQMRVLGRWMRMITIPNQSSVAKAFQEFDEHGRMRPSAFYDRVVDVMEELMKFTLLTRDISDYLTDRYSERVETAEQLSARVNLKEAAGT
- a CDS encoding ABC transporter permease — protein: MAKIPRYRSTSFARFSAMFVKEFIQLKRDRITFATMIVVPLMQLLLFGFAINTNPRHLPTALLMQEQTDLSRSILAALRNTSYFDINVMARSSKELDEAIVSGKVLFGVEVPANFERDVRRGNNPAILVIADATDPVAAGTALGALEPIITSALKADRAIPVSQTASSAFRIIQHRRYNPAGITALNIVPGLLGTILTLTMLIFTSLSVTREVERGTMESLLAMPMEPVEIMLGKIAPYIIVGFVQAAIILTAGVYVFRVPIEGSLPLLAGLTTLFVTANLSVGYTFSTIAKNQLQAIQMSMMWFLPNILLSGFMFPFAGMPAWAQAIGQFLPLTHFLRIVRGIMLKGAGITVLSTEIVWLTALMLIAMTIAVTRFRKTLD
- the arsC gene encoding arsenate reductase (glutaredoxin) (This arsenate reductase requires both glutathione and glutaredoxin to convert arsenate to arsenite, after which the efflux transporter formed by ArsA and ArsB can extrude the arsenite from the cell, providing resistance.) gives rise to the protein MTITIYHNPACGTSRNTLAMIRQSGAEPNIIEYLKTPPSRAQLVKLIKAMGVFPRDVLRAKGGLYDELGLENPKWTDAELIDFMIAHPVLINRPIVVTPKGTRLCRPSELVLELLDNPAIGAFTKEDGEIVKDKSKGKSKK
- a CDS encoding acyltransferase, encoding MSNPVHSNLEHTVNASANRRAATRLADILAPEANNFGLVRLAMALAVLISHGFFLYAGTTAAEPLVSWTGHSLGEHAVQVFFFLSGILVAQSFDRSRSLLDFVLARVLRIFPGLLICVFVTVVFIGPAVTSLPIFAYFTHSETLAYVIKTVSLSTGSATLPGVFETAPAPGLVNMSLWTLKYEVLCYGGLAALGCVGLFKPEWRKYAAAALALGVAVVFIEPTKSADAYTAADNIRYFSVFFFAGTLAYLMRSALFVHGGVCVALFVLFVSAIGTRFGVLATAGFLGYATLYVASLPAGRMRSLANRYDVSFGVYIYACPIQQVLIGSFPEAGPAALIVFATALTLPVAMISWLVVERPSLEARKPLAAMLGGWLSWLANMRVPFAQRILASR